Within Xanthomonas theicola, the genomic segment TGGCTGTGGCTGAGCACCCAGGAGCAGGTGGCGCTGGCGCGCATGGGCAAGGCGCTGCTGGCCAACCAGAGTAAGCTGGTGTCCGGGCAGCTGGCGATCGGCGACAGCAACGAGGCGATCGGCGCGGCCAAGGCCTTCGGCCGCCTGTTCGGCGAGGCCGAGTTGGCGCGCGGGGTCAGCTTCGTGCCGCAGGGCGAGGCGCCGATGTACGCCAGCCTGGAAATCGCCGGCATCCCGCGCAAGGCGCCGGAGGTGGACGAGAGCACGCTGAAGGTGGAGCGCGAGTGGTACGGCACCGACGGCAAGCCGTGGACGCCGCGGCCGCTGAAGGAAGGCGAGGCGTTGATCGTGCGCGTCACCGTCACCTCCAACGTGAGCATGCCCGACGCGCTGCTGACCGACCTGCTGCCGGCCGGCCTGGAGATCGAGAACTTCAACCTGGGCGACGCCAAGCAGTGGGCCGACGTGGTGGTGGACGGCATCGAGATCAGCGACCGTTCCAACGCCGCCGACGTCAAGCACGAGGAGTTCCGCGACGACCGCTACGTGGCCGCGCTGAGCCTGGCATCGGGCAGCAAGGCGCAGGTGTTCTACCTGGTGCGTGCGGTGACCCCGGGCACCTACACGGTGCCGCCACCGCTGGTCGAGGACATGTACCGTCCCGACCTGCGCGGGGTGGGGCGCAGCAACCCGGGCACGATCAGCGTCGTGCAGCCCTAGCGGGCGACGGCCGGGGCACGCGCCAGTCCGGCCGCAGGTGAAACGGAGACGACGATAGGGCCTTTGTGGCCCTATCGTCGTTTTGGTGCGCGCACGATGCCGGTGCGCACGACGTCGCCCGCGCACGCCTCGTCCTGCCACGTCCTGTCAGCGGCGACGGCGTACACAGCATTCCCGCCCACTCGGCGCGCGCTGCCCGGCACCCATAACGCCCGCCGATCCGCGGCCGCTCCCGCTTCGCGCTTGCCGCTGTCCGCAGCGTGCCATCGGCCTGTCATTCCCCGGGACTAAATTTAACTACTTTTAAGTTATTAATTGCATTCCGACCTTTCCAGGGAGACGAGATGACGCGTTCGCACCACCGCCACCAGCGCGCCCTGCTGGTGTGCCTGCTCGCCGCCGCCTGCCAGGCCGCCCTCGCGCAGCAGGCGGCGACGCCGTTGCCGCCCGCCGCCACGGACACCGACGGCACCGAGACCGCCGCCGCCGCGTCGCCGCCGGCTGGCGAGACCGCCAAGACCCTGGACAGCGTGGTCGTCACCGGCGTGCGCAAGGCCAACGCCGCGGCGATCGAGAGCAAGCGCGCGGCCACCAACATCACCGACGTGGTCAGTTCCACCGACGTGCGCGCGCTGCCGGACACCACCATCGTCGAGGCGCTGCGCCGCATTCCCGGCCTGTCGGTGCTGCCGGCGACCGACAACGAGCATCCGCGCGACGAGGCGGCCACGCCGGTGCTGCGCGGCCTCGGCCCGTCCTACAACAACGTCACCATCGACGGCCTGACCGTGGCCTCGCCGGGCACGCCGAACGGTACGCTCGGCTCGATCACCCGCGGCGTGCGCCTGGACATCCTGCCGGCCTCGATGGTCAGCGAACTGCAGGTGGTCAAGACCTTCACCCCCGACCTGGACCCCAACGCCACCGGCGGCGCGATCAACCTGCGCACGCGCAGCGCGTTCGAGAACGGCGGCAAGCCGTTCTTCACCAGCGAGGCCGCGCTGGGCCACGCCAACGACGTCGGCAAGCCGCGCGACCAGGACGATCCCGGCTACCGCCTCGGCGCCACCGGCAGCACCACCTTCGGCGGCGACCGCCAGTACGGCCTGACCCTGTCGGGCAACTACCAGACGCTGAGCAGCTACACCGAAACCCACATGACCACCGACACGGTGCACTACGGGTTCTACGACGCCAACGGCGTGCTGCAGAGCGGCAGCAACCTCGGCAACGGCTGGGCGGTGCCGCAGCAGGACAAGTACTGGTACGTGATGGACAAGCGCGACCGCTACGGCCTGACCGGCAAGTTCGAGGCGCGCCCCAGCGCCGACCTGCAGGCCTACGTCACCGCGGGCTACTACTATTTCAAGGACGACATGCAGCGCAACGAGCTGATCATCGATCCGCGCAACCGCAATCGCGTCTACAACCAGACCGCGACCTCCGGCAGCTATCCGGCCGGCGACATCGAGGTCGGCTATTCCAACCAGGTCACCACCACCCGCACCAAGCTCGGCCAGGCCGGCATGGAATGGCGTCCGGACGACCGGCAGGTGTTTTCCGCGCGCGGCTCGTGGTCGGATGCGACCTACGACGAGCCGATCCAGATGTTCAAGTACGTCACCGGCGCCTCGCGCCCGGCGGCGGTCGCGGTCGGCCAGACCGGGCCCGGCGTCACCGTCGTTCCCAGCGCCGACTACGCCTTCAGCTACGACACCTCGGCGCTGAACCAGCGCTTCCCGGTGGCGCCGCAGGCGTACTCCGACTACGACAACTACAGCCTGTTGTACTGGCGCCCGGACTACAAGCGCAGCGCGCGCGACCGCATCCTCACCGGGCGCCTGGACTACGGCTTCAACCAGGGCGAGCAGGACCGCGGCCTGGGCTTCGGCGCCGGCCTGGCGTACACCACCGACAAGCCGTCGTTCGACATCCATCGCGACGACTACGAGCCGAACCGCAGCGCGCCGGCACTGAACATCGCCGACGTGCTGGCACCGTCCAACGCGCCGCTGCGCTATCTGGGCCTGAACCTGATCACCATCGACCCGGACAAGGCCCGGCGCGTGCTGCAGTCCACGCCGCTGAGCGCGTTCAACAGCACCGACCAGTCGGCCTTCAGCAACCAGGACAACTTCAGCCATATCGAAAAGATCTTCGGCGCCTACGGCCTGGTCGGCTATCGCGCCGAGGCGTTCAACGTGGAGGCCGGCCTGCACTACGACGACACCGAGCAGTCCACCGTCGGCCGCCAGCGCCAGCTGGATACGGCCAGCGGCAAATACGTCTACGTCGATGCGCCGACCGATTCGCATTACGCCAACCTGCTGCCGTCGGCGATCATGACCTACCACCTCGGCGATCGCCTCGACCTGCGCGCCGGCGCCAGCCGCACGCTCGGCCGCCCGCCGTACGACGCCTACGCCGCGCGCACCTCGATCGGCTTCGTCAACAGCACCGACGCCGGCAATCCCAATGCGCAGGGCGTGACCGTGACCGTGGGCAATCCGGACATCAAGCCGCGCATCTCGACCAACCTGGACCTGTCGCTGGAATGGCGCCTGCCCGACGATGTCGACGGCATGCTCGCCGCGGCGGTGTTCAACAAGCGCATCCAGGACGAGATCTTCACCCTGTCGCGCACCGACCAGTTCAGCTTCAACGGCACCACCTATTCGAACGTGCTGATCAGCACCCCGGCCAACGCTTCCAGGGCGCACGTGCGCGGCCTGGAACTGAGCGCGGTGCTCAACACCTTGCTGCCCGGCGTGCCGGCGCTGTCCGGGTTGGGCGCCAGCGCCAACCTGGCGGTGCTCGACGGCGGCATGGACGTGCCGTACAGCGTCGGCAGCGCGCCGAAGGTGAGCCAGCGCCAGCGCAGCGTCGATCGCCTGGTCGGCCAGCCCGGCTACACCGCCAACGCCTCGCTGTTCTACAGCGTCGGCGGGCTGGAACTGCGCGCGGCCTACAACCGCCAGGGCAAGGCGTTGCGCGCCATCGTCAGCAACATCGACTGGCAGGACCTGTACTGGTCGCCGCGCTCGCAGCTGGACCTGTCGGCGACCTACGCGATCAACAAGCAGGTCAGCGTGGTCGGCCAGGTCGGCAACATCACCCACAGCCGCATCACCAGCGTGACCGGGCCGGGCCAGAACCTGTTGAAAGACACCTACTCGGTGCCGACCACCTACTGGTTCGGCATTCGCTTCACGCCTTCTCTTTAAAAACGTTTAATCCCTTAATCCTCGGATTCCTATTCCCATGAAATCTTCCCTGTTGCCGCTCCTGCTGCTGGGCAGCGCCCTGGCCGGCTCCGCCGTCGCGGCGCCCGCCGGCAGTGCCGCCAGCCAGGCGCGTCTGGCCGACCCGGCCGGCGGCATCTTCGTCATCGCCCATCGCGGCTGCCACAATCCCGCGCCCGCGCACGGCTTTCCCGGCCATGCGCCGGAGAACTCGCTGGCCGGCCTGGAGCGCTGCGTGGCGATGGGCGTGGACATGCTCGAGACCGACATCCGCCGCGCCGCCGACGGCACCCTGGTGATGTTCCACGACGCCAGCGTCGAGCGCACCACCGACGGCCGCGGCAAGGTCGCCGAGCTGACCTGGGCGCAGCTGTCGCGGCTGCGCCTGCGCGACGACGAGGGCGGCGCCGATGCGCCGCTCACCGATCAGCATCCGCTGACCCTGGAGCAGATGCTGGCCGCGGCCAAGGGTCGGATCCTGCTCAATCTCGACGTCAAGGCGCCAATCTATTCGGAAGTGGCGGACGCGGTGCGGCGCGCCGGCATGCAGCGCCAGGTCGTGCTCAAGACCGAGGTCGGCGTGCGCAGCCAGCCGCTGGCGTCGCTGCCGCCGTTCGACCGGATCAACTTCACCCCGGTACTGCTCAATCCGCCGGGCAGCGACGACCTGCTGCAGACCGTGCGCACCCAGATCGGCGGCAAGGTGCGTCCGGTCGCGATCGAACTGCCGCGGATGCGCGCCGAACAGCTGCCGGCGCTGGCCGCGCTGGCCAGGCAGCGGCACGTGCGGCTGCTGGTCAATACGCTCTGGCAGGGTTTCGTCGCCGGCTACGGCGGCGACGCCGACGCGCTGCGCGATCCGGATGCGGTATGGGGGCGGTTGTACCGCGCCGGGATCGGCGCGTTCCAGACCGACGAACCGGAAGCCCTGCTGCACTACCGCGCCTCGCTCGAACGGCGCTGAGCGCGCGCGGCGCCCCGCGCGGCTGTCCTTATTGACCAGAAATACATGATCTTGAATCAAGCTGCATAGCGGACGCACCTGGCCGCGATTGGTCGCCGTCGACGTCACCGACCGGCCTTCGCGTCGGCTCGCCACGCGCCGCTCGGGCGTCTTGCCCATCGGTGCGTAGGAGCGGCCTCGTACATGGACCGAGCCCAGCCCCGTTTCCTCGCCCCACTGGATTTGCGCGCCTTCGGTTTTTGCCCGGCGCGCCATCTCCGGGGACGTCTCGCTCCGCCATGCCTGCACCGCTTCCGTCGCTGCTCGCAGGCCCGCCTCATCGGCTTTTGCGGTGTGAAGCCCCAGCGCGCCGGATACAGGCCGACACCCTGCCATGTCAGCGTCAAACCGCATCGCGGCCGGATCAACGCCCGCACGGCATGTCGCGTCCAAAACGCGAACGACATCTTCGACTGGCCCTGCATCCGCTCGCGCACCAGGACGCGAAGGCCCACTCCCTGTTGCTGCGTCAGCGCGCAACCTCCATTCACCGAACGTCCGCCGGGTTCGTCGCGCAGGGCCGTCGCGCCTTCGAGCGCAGATCGCTTGCAGATGTCGAACACCCCCGTACGGGACAGGTCCGTCTGCTCGGCAATCTCTTCGTAGGTCCAGCCGCGCTTGCGCAGGGCGATCGCCTGCCGACGCCGCTCTTCCCGTGCCTCACGAGGAAGCGATCTCATCTCGCGTTTTCCATGTCCCCCACAGGAGAAGCGATTTCCAGATGTCAAGATCAACTATTTCGAATCAATAATGGTCGGCGCGCGTCCGCCCGCGGACGCGGCGGTTTCGCTCAGGCATGGCGACATGCAGCCGTTTCAATGGGTTGCCGGGTTTCGCCGATTGGCATGCAGCCTGCTCTGCAATGCCCATGGATATCGCGAAGTCTCCGCACCGTTCGCTGTGGCGCCACCGGCGCCGTTGGCTGGCGCCGGCCGCAGGTGCCGTCCTGCTGCTGGACGTGGCGCGCGGTGATTTCGTCGGATCCGCCAGCGCGCGCGAAGTGCTGGAACTGGTCGGCATGCACCACCGCCACCGGCACTATCCGGGGCAGTTGTCCGGCGGCCAGCAGCCGCGCGTGGCAGTGGCGTGCGCGCCGGCCGGCAATCGGTCGATCCTGCTTGCCGACGAACCCGCCGGCAACCTCGACAGCCGCAACGGCGAGGCGGTGATGCAACTGCTGGAACAACTGCACGACAACGGCGTCGCGCTGTGCATGGTCGCCCACGATGCGGCGTTCGCGCGGCGCGCGCAGCGCATCGTGCACATGCTCGACGGGCGCATCGTCGACGAGGACGCCTTCGAACGCGTGCGCCACGCACAGGACCTGGCGCTGCCGGCATGCGCCGCGGTGTCTTGGGCCGAAGCGTGGCAGTCCTGGCGCGCGCTGGCGCGCAGGCCCGGCTATTTGCTGCTGGCAGTGCCGATCCTGGCGCTGGGCGTGGCCGCTGCCAAGGCGGTTCGCGCTGCTCGACCAGGCGCTGCGGCAGCCGCTGTCGTTCCCGCAGGCGCAGCAACTGGCCACCCTGGGCGTGGCCGGCGGCGGCAACCGCAACCTCGCCGCGCCCGGCTACTACCCGCCGCTGCGGCGCATGCCGAGCCTGCCGGCGGCAGGCATCGTGCGCGGGTTTCCGGCGCCGACCAACATCGCTCGCGGCGATGCCGGCGAGGGGGTCCCGGCGATCAGCGCCGACGAGGGTTTCCCGCGCGCTTTCGGCCTGCCGATGGCGGCGGGGCGCAACGTCAGCGCCCAGGAAAGCCGGCCCAGCGGTCCGCAGGCGGTGATCCTCGGCCATCGCTTCTGGCAACGCGATTCGGCGGCGACCCGGCGGCGGTGGGGCGCATGCTGCAGGTGCAGGGCACGCCGGTGCAGGTCGTCGGCGTGCTGTCGGCGCGACTTCCCCTCCGGCCGAGCCGTTCGACCTGATCCGCACCATGCAGCCGGATCTGGCTGCGACCAACCTGTCCACCCACGAGTTCGGCGTCGCGCGGCGGCGATCGAGGGCCTGCTGCGCGACAGCCCGCACATGAACGCGTGGCGGCGGGCGGGAGCTGCAGCAACAGCCGCCGAACGCATTGCCGTTCAGCCGCGACCAAGGGCCTGAGCCCCGCACCCGCCACGACCAACCCGCCCGAGGGCGCGCCAAAGCCGACCTCAGCGCTCGGCCACTGCCGCCTGGTTGCCGCCGAACTGGCGGCGCAGCCAGTCGTCGATGAGGCGCTTCTCGTAACGCAGCGGATCGTTGTTCAGGCCGATCGAACTGTTGAGCAGATAGCTGCTGTCGAGCAGCTTGCGTTCGCCCTGATCCAGCACCCGGCCGTCGGCGCCGTACAGCGTGAAGTTCAAGGCGATGCGCGGAGGGTAGATGTCGCGCATGACCCGCACGTCGTTCCATTGCAGGCTGTGCCAGGGCTCGTAGTCGCCGGCGCGTTTGATGTCGGTCAGCTCCACGTCCAGCCGCTGTCCGGGGGCCAGTTGCTTGCCCGCGCGCTGCTGCAGGTAGTCGGCCAGTTCGCGTACCCAGTCGCCGCGCTGCGCTTCCCAGCGGTTGCGGCTGTAGCGCAGTTCGCTGAACGCGGCCGGATCGGTCCAGCGCACCTGCACCGGATTGTCGCCCTCGGTGCTGCGAGCGGCTTGCGGGTCGGTGACAGTGCGGGTCGCGGCGCCGGCTCCACCCGCCAGCAGGCAGGCCAGGGCCAGCGCCGTCCAGGCGTATCGGATCTTCATGGCGGATCTCCACGGGGGCGGATCAGGCCAGTGTGTGCCTGCGCGCGTGCCGCCGCAATCGCGCCGCCGCCCGGTGCCGCCGCCGTTCTTCGCCGGTTCATGGGCGCCCGCGGCAGGTGACATCCGGTTCACGCCGCGTCGCCGTGTGCTTCACGGCACCCACGCGACCATGGCCGCCACACACCGTGATTCGGGGATCGCATGAAGATGCCGTTGTTCCATCAAGCCCACGCGGTGTCCGACGTGCGCCTGCAGTTCATCGACTGGGCCAAGCGGCACGGGCACAGTCCGGCGAGCGGCGCAGCCAGTTTCGTCGACCAGCAGGCGGACCTGGATGCCGCGGCGCGGCATCTGCGGCTGGCGCCGGGCGAGGACGTGCGCCAGGAATTGCGCCGCTACCTGGCTTCGCTCGGCGAGCAGCAGGACGTGGCGGTGCAGTTTCCGCCGATCTATGCCTATCGCAATCGGCAGGGACAGGGTTTCCGCTATTCGCTGACCCTGGTGCTGGCCGAGAGCGGGGTCGAGTGGAAAGCCCGGGTCTGGACCGGCCTGGAGTATCTGGGCCTGATCGTCGGCCGCGGCGCCGGCCCGCGTGCCAACTACACGCGCCTGGCACGGATGGCGGTGGAGCGCGAGCTGAGCAGCGACTGCCCCCGTTTCACGCTCGGCTAGGCTGAGGAAATCGCTCATGTCGTGCGCGATCGCACCGGAGGAAGCCGCCGCGCCCGAGCGGTCGGTGCCGGCCGCAATGCCGCCAGTTGGGCGTGGTGCGCGTGCAGCGGATGCTGGGCCAGTCGCCGCCGCCGCTGTGGCGCGAAGAGGCCGAACGCTGGCTGGAGGAGCAGACGCTGCGCAGCGCGCAGCTGACGCAGTGGGGCGTGTGTGCGGGGATCGCGCTGTCGCTGTTGGGCATTGTGCTGGTCCTCGCCCTCCTCTGGTGAATGCCGCACCGCGTTGCCGCATGGCTTGACGTCGGCCGATCGGCTTAACAAGATGCGGGTTCCGTCTCGCCGTGCTGGATCCCGAGCAACCCTTATCGCGCCGTGGACGCGAATCGCGTCGCCGCATCCGCAGGCCGTTTTTTCCAGAGCAAACCCTGTCATGCATGTCAGCACCGAATCCTCCTCTTCGTCGTGCACGCCTGA encodes:
- a CDS encoding winged helix-turn-helix domain-containing protein, with product MRSLPREAREERRRQAIALRKRGWTYEEIAEQTDLSRTGVFDICKRSALEGATALRDEPGGRSVNGGCALTQQQGVGLRVLVRERMQGQSKMSFAFWTRHAVRALIRPRCGLTLTWQGVGLYPARWGFTPQKPMRRACEQRRKRCRHGGARRPRRWRAGQKPKARKSSGARKRGWARSMYEAAPTHRWARRPSGAWRADAKAGR
- a CDS encoding DUF3016 domain-containing protein, giving the protein MKIRYAWTALALACLLAGGAGAATRTVTDPQAARSTEGDNPVQVRWTDPAAFSELRYSRNRWEAQRGDWVRELADYLQQRAGKQLAPGQRLDVELTDIKRAGDYEPWHSLQWNDVRVMRDIYPPRIALNFTLYGADGRVLDQGERKLLDSSYLLNSSIGLNNDPLRYEKRLIDDWLRRQFGGNQAAVAER
- a CDS encoding TonB-dependent receptor, which codes for MTRSHHRHQRALLVCLLAAACQAALAQQAATPLPPAATDTDGTETAAAASPPAGETAKTLDSVVVTGVRKANAAAIESKRAATNITDVVSSTDVRALPDTTIVEALRRIPGLSVLPATDNEHPRDEAATPVLRGLGPSYNNVTIDGLTVASPGTPNGTLGSITRGVRLDILPASMVSELQVVKTFTPDLDPNATGGAINLRTRSAFENGGKPFFTSEAALGHANDVGKPRDQDDPGYRLGATGSTTFGGDRQYGLTLSGNYQTLSSYTETHMTTDTVHYGFYDANGVLQSGSNLGNGWAVPQQDKYWYVMDKRDRYGLTGKFEARPSADLQAYVTAGYYYFKDDMQRNELIIDPRNRNRVYNQTATSGSYPAGDIEVGYSNQVTTTRTKLGQAGMEWRPDDRQVFSARGSWSDATYDEPIQMFKYVTGASRPAAVAVGQTGPGVTVVPSADYAFSYDTSALNQRFPVAPQAYSDYDNYSLLYWRPDYKRSARDRILTGRLDYGFNQGEQDRGLGFGAGLAYTTDKPSFDIHRDDYEPNRSAPALNIADVLAPSNAPLRYLGLNLITIDPDKARRVLQSTPLSAFNSTDQSAFSNQDNFSHIEKIFGAYGLVGYRAEAFNVEAGLHYDDTEQSTVGRQRQLDTASGKYVYVDAPTDSHYANLLPSAIMTYHLGDRLDLRAGASRTLGRPPYDAYAARTSIGFVNSTDAGNPNAQGVTVTVGNPDIKPRISTNLDLSLEWRLPDDVDGMLAAAVFNKRIQDEIFTLSRTDQFSFNGTTYSNVLISTPANASRAHVRGLELSAVLNTLLPGVPALSGLGASANLAVLDGGMDVPYSVGSAPKVSQRQRSVDRLVGQPGYTANASLFYSVGGLELRAAYNRQGKALRAIVSNIDWQDLYWSPRSQLDLSATYAINKQVSVVGQVGNITHSRITSVTGPGQNLLKDTYSVPTTYWFGIRFTPSL
- a CDS encoding ATP-binding cassette domain-containing protein, with translation MHHRHRHYPGQLSGGQQPRVAVACAPAGNRSILLADEPAGNLDSRNGEAVMQLLEQLHDNGVALCMVAHDAAFARRAQRIVHMLDGRIVDEDAFERVRHAQDLALPACAAVSWAEAWQSWRALARRPGYLLLAVPILALGVAAAKAVRAARPGAAAAAVVPAGAATGHPGRGRRRQPQPRRARLLPAAAAHAEPAGGRHRARVSGADQHRSRRCRRGGPGDQRRRGFPARFRPADGGGAQRQRPGKPAQRSAGGDPRPSLLATRFGGDPAAVGRMLQVQGTPVQVVGVLSARLPLRPSRST
- a CDS encoding glycerophosphodiester phosphodiesterase family protein, which gives rise to MKSSLLPLLLLGSALAGSAVAAPAGSAASQARLADPAGGIFVIAHRGCHNPAPAHGFPGHAPENSLAGLERCVAMGVDMLETDIRRAADGTLVMFHDASVERTTDGRGKVAELTWAQLSRLRLRDDEGGADAPLTDQHPLTLEQMLAAAKGRILLNLDVKAPIYSEVADAVRRAGMQRQVVLKTEVGVRSQPLASLPPFDRINFTPVLLNPPGSDDLLQTVRTQIGGKVRPVAIELPRMRAEQLPALAALARQRHVRLLVNTLWQGFVAGYGGDADALRDPDAVWGRLYRAGIGAFQTDEPEALLHYRASLERR